GTGTTTCAACAAATCCAATGGCATCAATAGTTTTAGTTTCTTTTTTATAATTAAAGTTTTTGTATTCAACTTTTTTATTCTTATTATTGATTAAATAAACTCTTATTGATAGTTTTGCAAATGATTTTTTGTTTTCAATACTTTGATTAAATTCAAACAATTCACTATGTAAAGTATAATCACTTGCAAGTTTTATCTTTGAAGTTGTGATATATTTAAATCTATTTTTTGAGTTTAGGTATGAAGCTATACTTTGTTGTATAAGTTTAGTTGGCTTATCACTCCAACGACTTAGTACATATGAATCACTAATAAATCCATCTTTTTTGTAACTAATAGCCTTACTATTTAAACTTTCTAGTGTTCTTGGTTCTAAAATCATAATACTTTTATCAAAAAAAGCTTGTTTTTCTTGACTTATATCTGGGTTAAGATTATAGGTTTTGTATGCTGGCAATTCTTTTGTAATACTAAAGCACCCTGTAAATAGTATTGAAATAAATAAAATAGATAAAAGTTTAAACATTATTTTAATTCTCCCGGTCCAAAGTTTTTCTCTCTTGTATTAAAAATCATATCTCCTCCATTTGAGTTAAAACTTTCAATTGTAGAATCGATTTTTTCAATGGTTTGTTCTAAATCCCCTAATACTTTCTCTATACTTTGAGATGATTTTGCAGTATTACTAAAATCACTAATTAAATCTTTTACATCATTTTTCAATACTTCATCAATATTTTTACTCAATAAACTTAAGTTTTTAGAAAGTTTTTCTATCTCTTTTAGTGTTTTAGATACATCGTTTTTTACAACATTATCAATAGATTTAGTCATCTTATTAACATTGTTAACTGTTGTTTTTACATCATTTTTTAATAGTTGATTTGAATTTGTAATTAGCTGGTTAAAGTTATTCGATGACTTATTTAAATTGTCCAAAAGTTTTTCAATATTTTCAATATTTTTATCATCAAGTAGAAGTTCAAATCTTTTTAAAACCACTTCAATTTGTGAACTTATATTTCCTGCACTTGAAGTAAGTTTATCAATAAAAGATTTTTTTAAAGGTAAAACAGCAAATGAGTTTTCTTTTACTTCTACTTGTTTTGCATCATGAGTCCCACCCTCTATCTCTATAAGTTTATTTCCTGTAACACCTTGAGATTGAATTATTGCATAAGAGTTTGTTTTTATTATTTCAGGTTTTGTAATTTTTAATATAATCTCTATTTGTTCAACATTTTTAGGGTTGATTCTAATATTATCAACCAAACCTATATCTAAACCTTTGTATTCAACAATTGAGTTTTTATTTAAGCCTGCAATAGAAGCTTCACTATATATTCTAAACTCTTTTGCATTTAATTCTTCAACATCATATCTTGCAAGCCAAAGAATAAAAAGTATCATTGAAATTGTAAATGTAAGAACAAATATTCCAACAACTGTGTATTTAGCTTTATTTTCCAAACTTATCCTTTTGAAGTTTTAAAAACTTTTTTATTGTATCATCATTTGAATTTAATGCATCCTCATAGGTTCCAAGCATTGATAGTTTACCATTTGAAAGGATTAAAAACCTATCTAAAACATTTTTTATAGTATTTAATTCATGGGTAATCATAACAACTGTTAATCCTAACATATCTCTAAGTTGTGCTATTAGTGTATCAAAAGCCTTTGCACTAGCAGGATCTAATCCTGATGTTGGCTCATCTAAAAATACTATTTCAGGGTCTAAAGCTAAACTTCTAGCTAAGGCTACTCTTTTTTTCATTCCCCCACTTAACTCTTGGGGATAAAGTTTACCAACTCTTGAATCAAGACCAACCATTTTTAATTTTGTATAGGCAATGTCATCAATCAAATCTTTAGGTAAATTTGTGTTTTCTTTTAACATAATACCAATATTTTCAATTACATTTAAAGATGAAAATAATGCACCAAATTGAAATAAAACACCCCAGTTTTTTTTAATATTATCCCTATCATTCATATTTAAATTTTTTATGTTTTTGCCAAAAATTTCAATATCACCTTTTTGTATGGCATCCAACATAATTATTTGTCGAAGCATTACAGTTTTACCACTACCACTACCACCTAGGATACCAAATATTTCACCTTTTTTTATATTAAAAGAGATGTCATCATGAACAATTTTTTCTTTAAATGAGGTTGAAATATTTTTAACTTTTATCATTTTAGAACCCTAGTTGTATTGAAAGTAAAGATATTATAGCATTGATTATAATTAACCAAAAAATTGAATCAACAACGGCTTTTGTGGTATATTTTCCAATATCTGTACCACTTTTAACTTGTAATCCTCTATAACATCCAATAATAGCAATTAAAATACCAAATAATGGAGCTTTTAAGATACCAAGTAAAATATGCCTAATCTCTACATATTCATAAATTCTTTCTATAAACTGAGTATATGAGATACCAAGATGAATTTTAACTATAACCATTTCACCAATAAGTGAAGCCATATCAGCAAAAAATACTATTAAAGGTAAAACAATAATTAAGGCAATGATTCTAGGAATTATTAAAAATATATCAATATCAAAGCCCATTGTTCGCATTGCACTTATCTCTTCTGTTATTTTCATTGTTCCAATTTGAGCTGTATATGATGAAGCACTTCGTCCTGCAATTATAACAGCTGCTAAAAAAGGAGCAATCTCTCTAAACATACTCATTGTAGACATCTCAATAACTATTATTGCTGCACCAAATCTATTTAATTGTTCTGCCCCTTGATATGCTGTAACAAATCCAACTAAAAATAAGGCTAGAGCAACAATTGGTAAAATAGGAATAGCTGCAATCTCTATTTGATGAACAATAGATTTGAATCTAATTTTAGAAGGATGTTTTAAAAGATAAAAAATATAAACTATTAATTTTCCTATAAAATATAAAAAGTTTTTAAAAGAGTTTGAGGAATCAAATACCTCTTTCCCTATCTTTTCTAAAAATGGGGATTCTTTTGAGATAATCTCATCTTTATGTACATAATTACTTTTGTATAAATCAAACATTTTTTTATGTTTTGATGAGATGTTTTCAAGTAAAACTTCTATATTGTTTTTCTCAAAAATTATTACATATTTTATTAGTAAGATAATTCCTGATGAATCAATCTGTCCAAGTTTTTGAAAATCAAAACTTACAGTTTGAGAAGCGATGTTTTTTTTAAAAAAGTCATCTAATTCTTTTATTTTAGGTGTTAGTGTTGCATATTCCCAATCTTCTTTAACTGTAAATTGATTTATCAATGGGGTCCTTTAAAAAGTGTCAACGATATCTTTTACGATTTTACCAATGTTTAGTATCGATTTGATTTCAACTTTTTCTCTTGTTGAGTGTGGGTTAAATATATTTGGACCAATTGAAGCAATTTTCATATGTGGAAACTTGTCCTTAAATATCGCACACTCTAATCCTGCGTGAATTGCTTCTAAGGATGCATTAGGATTGTGTTTTTTATAAATATCTAAAATCATATTTGTAAACTCATTTACATCTGGTTTCCATGCTGGATATTTTCCATCAGTTTTTACTTCAAAACCAAAAGACTCCAATAACAAAATGGTTTCTTTTTTTAATAGTTCTAGATATGAATTTGACATTGAACGACCACTTAATTCAATCTCTATATCATCTATATTTGTTTTTATTTTTGCTAAGTTAATTGAGTTTAATACTACATTTAAATCTTTATCAAATGCTCTTACACCATTTGCAAATGTATAAATGAAATCACAAATATCACTTGACCAAACATTTAGATGTTCAGTTTTAGAATCAATTTTATTTATACAAATATTTTCATTTGGTATTATTTTTGGTTCATTTTTAAATGCAACAATTGCTTTTACATTTACTGGAATTGAGTTGATTCTCTCACCTCCATTTATGTCAAGAATTAGACCATTATTCTCTTTTATAGTTTGTGCAATTAATTTAATCCCATTTGGTACATTTAAGTGGATATCAACTCCACTATGACCACCTGGTAAGTTAGAGACTGTTACTTCATAAAGCTGATAATTTTCATTATTCTCAATAATTTGTTTTGAAGAGTTTTTTGCAAAAAAGTCTACTCCTCCAGCACAACCAATACAGATTTCACCTTCGGCTTCACTATCAATATTTAACATATACTGTGCATTTAATTTATGCTCCAAATTGTTTGCTCCAATTAATCCTATCTCTTCATCACTAGTAAATAAAAACTCACAGTCATAACCTTGAGTCATTAGTGAAAGCATATAAGAACAACCAATTCCATTATCTGCTCCCAATGTTGAGTTTTCAGCCTTTAAAAAGTTTTCCTCTTCAACAATTTTAGGAACACAATTATCACTTAAACAAACAATATCATAATGATTCTGTAAACATAAATTTGCTTTTGAATTCTCTTTTTTACATAAAATATTATTAAACTTATCAACTAAACAAAGATATTCATTTTTTGAAGCAAAATTTTTCATATAATTTATAAATGGTTCATGGTTCCCACTACATCTAGGAATAGTTGTGATTTCTTTGAAAATATCTAAAACATTATTCACAAATAGCCTTTTTTAGGTACTATTATAACTAATAATATAAAAAATTTCCTTATATTTTTAAGCTTTGTTAAAAAATATTATATTAAGATAAATAAATTAAAATTTAGGGAAGATAAATGATTATAGATTATAAAGATGTAAACGATTTAAATAGATATAAAATTATGTCTGATACAGTTGTACCAAGACCAATTGCATGGATTGTAACAGAAGATGATGGTGTGATTAATGCAGCTCCATTTTCATATTTTGT
This genomic stretch from Arcobacter arenosus harbors:
- a CDS encoding ABC-type transport auxiliary lipoprotein family protein, which codes for MFKLLSILFISILFTGCFSITKELPAYKTYNLNPDISQEKQAFFDKSIMILEPRTLESLNSKAISYKKDGFISDSYVLSRWSDKPTKLIQQSIASYLNSKNRFKYITTSKIKLASDYTLHSELFEFNQSIENKKSFAKLSIRVYLINNKNKKVEYKNFNYKKETKTIDAIGFVETQNSLVSTFLKDLNIFISSSLENGF
- a CDS encoding MlaD family protein, translating into MENKAKYTVVGIFVLTFTISMILFILWLARYDVEELNAKEFRIYSEASIAGLNKNSIVEYKGLDIGLVDNIRINPKNVEQIEIILKITKPEIIKTNSYAIIQSQGVTGNKLIEIEGGTHDAKQVEVKENSFAVLPLKKSFIDKLTSSAGNISSQIEVVLKRFELLLDDKNIENIEKLLDNLNKSSNNFNQLITNSNQLLKNDVKTTVNNVNKMTKSIDNVVKNDVSKTLKEIEKLSKNLSLLSKNIDEVLKNDVKDLISDFSNTAKSSQSIEKVLGDLEQTIEKIDSTIESFNSNGGDMIFNTREKNFGPGELK
- a CDS encoding ABC transporter ATP-binding protein; amino-acid sequence: MIKVKNISTSFKEKIVHDDISFNIKKGEIFGILGGSGSGKTVMLRQIIMLDAIQKGDIEIFGKNIKNLNMNDRDNIKKNWGVLFQFGALFSSLNVIENIGIMLKENTNLPKDLIDDIAYTKLKMVGLDSRVGKLYPQELSGGMKKRVALARSLALDPEIVFLDEPTSGLDPASAKAFDTLIAQLRDMLGLTVVMITHELNTIKNVLDRFLILSNGKLSMLGTYEDALNSNDDTIKKFLKLQKDKFGK
- a CDS encoding ABC transporter permease — translated: MINQFTVKEDWEYATLTPKIKELDDFFKKNIASQTVSFDFQKLGQIDSSGIILLIKYVIIFEKNNIEVLLENISSKHKKMFDLYKSNYVHKDEIISKESPFLEKIGKEVFDSSNSFKNFLYFIGKLIVYIFYLLKHPSKIRFKSIVHQIEIAAIPILPIVALALFLVGFVTAYQGAEQLNRFGAAIIVIEMSTMSMFREIAPFLAAVIIAGRSASSYTAQIGTMKITEEISAMRTMGFDIDIFLIIPRIIALIIVLPLIVFFADMASLIGEMVIVKIHLGISYTQFIERIYEYVEIRHILLGILKAPLFGILIAIIGCYRGLQVKSGTDIGKYTTKAVVDSIFWLIIINAIISLLSIQLGF
- a CDS encoding M20/M25/M40 family metallo-hydrolase; protein product: MNNVLDIFKEITTIPRCSGNHEPFINYMKNFASKNEYLCLVDKFNNILCKKENSKANLCLQNHYDIVCLSDNCVPKIVEEENFLKAENSTLGADNGIGCSYMLSLMTQGYDCEFLFTSDEEIGLIGANNLEHKLNAQYMLNIDSEAEGEICIGCAGGVDFFAKNSSKQIIENNENYQLYEVTVSNLPGGHSGVDIHLNVPNGIKLIAQTIKENNGLILDINGGERINSIPVNVKAIVAFKNEPKIIPNENICINKIDSKTEHLNVWSSDICDFIYTFANGVRAFDKDLNVVLNSINLAKIKTNIDDIEIELSGRSMSNSYLELLKKETILLLESFGFEVKTDGKYPAWKPDVNEFTNMILDIYKKHNPNASLEAIHAGLECAIFKDKFPHMKIASIGPNIFNPHSTREKVEIKSILNIGKIVKDIVDTF